Genomic window (Vampirovibrionales bacterium):
ATCCATTTTGTTGACAAAGACGATGCGCGGAACGTTATAGCGCGTCGCCTGGCGCCAAACCGTCTCAGATTGCGACTGAACGCCGCCAACCGCGCAGAAAACAGCGACCACGCCGTCGAGAACGCGCAGCGAGCGCTCGACTTCGATGGTGAAATCCACGTGACCGGGCGTGTCGATGATATTGATCTGGTGTTTGCCCCAGTAGGCCGTGATAGCAGCCGAGGTGATGGTGATGCCGCGCTCGCGCTCCTGCTCCATCCAGTCGGTGACGGCGGTGCCTTCGTGGACTTCGCCGATTTTGTGGACTTTGCCGGTGTAGTAGAGAATCCGCTCAGTGGTCGTCGTCTTACCGGCGTCGATGTGCGCGGCGATGCCAATGTTGCGGTAGCGTTCGATGGGGGTTTTTCTGGCCACGGCGGGGATTCCTTACAAGTTACTTCTAGCGGGGAAAGTGACCCGGGAGGGGTCGCAGTATCATAAAACGGACAAACCCGGCGATAAAGCCGGGTTTCGTCGAAAGCGCCGAATCTTAGAAGCGGTAGTGGGCAAAAGCCTTGTTGGCTTCGGCCATGCGGTGGACTTCATCGCGTTTTTTCATCGTGGCGCTGGTCGACCCGAGATAAGTTTCGAGCAGTTCAGCCGACAGACGCTCGGCCATTGATTTGCCGTTGCGCTTCTTGGCGTATTCGATGAGCCAGCGCGAACCAATGGCCACGCCTTCCTCTTCGCGCACTTCCATCGGCACCTGATAGGTGGATCCGCCGACGCGACGCGCTTTGACCCGCACCAGCGGCTTGGCTTTGCCCAGGGCCTTGCGGAAAATTTCCAGCGGGGCCTCGTTGGCCTTGCCGTCGAGCCGTTCCAGCGCGTCGTAGAAGATACGCTCGGCGACGCTCTTTTTGCCGCGCTGCATCAGGCGGTTAATAAACTTGGCGACCTGGGGATCGGCGTAGACGGCGTCTGGGGCGATCTGGCGGCGTTGGGGGCGATTACGACGAGGCATGCGACTGGAGACTCCTTATTTATTTGCGTTTTTTGCCGGCAGCGGCGGCTTGCGCGGCAGCGCCCTTCTTGGCGCCGTACTTGCTGCGGCCCTGCATCCGGCCTTTGGCGCCGGCAAGATCCAGCGCGCCGCGAATCGTGTGATACCGCACGCCGGGCAGATCCTTAACCCGACCGCCGCGAATGAGAATCACGGAGTGCTCTTGCAGGTTATGGCCAATGCCCGGAATGTAGGTGGAGACTTCATAGCCATTGGTCAGGCGAACGCGGGCGACTTTGCGCAACGCCGAATTCGGTTTTTTAGGCGTCGTGGTATAGACGCGGGTGCAGACGCCGCGTTTCTGCGGGTTGCTTTGCAGGGCGGGCGAAGCGGTTTTGGCGTGAGCCTTCTGGCGGGCTTTTTTCACCAGTTGCGAAATCGTTGGCAAGGGAGGCAGCTCCTACAGGTTGCAGCATCGAGAGACGGGGCGAAGACGGGCCTGCGCCCGAAAGACAGGGCCGGCGCGAAAAACCGGATGCGCCGGGACTGCGCATGAATCCGTTCGATGAACATGGACACCGACTAGCGTCTATGAAAACGCAAAAGCAGCCCGTTCGTCAACGGGGGGCCGCGCGCGGGCGCAAGCGGGCCAGGCGCCCCCCTTGCGACGCGAACGCCGCGACGCTAGCGGGGAGACTTAAAGCGAAAGACGGCGCCGCCGTTCTGCGTGACCGTGTTCTCGCTCTCACACTGGCCGTCTTTAAAGCGCGATTCGCGCACCTCGATGGCGCCGTCTGCGTAGACGGTCTTTCGCCAACCGCCGGCCTCGTCGAAGGACAGCTCTCGACTGGAGGGATAGCCGCGCAGGGCCCCGCCGGTGTTTTTCGAAATCACGGCGCTGGCGAGCGCATCGTTAGGCGTTTGAAAAACTCCCGTA
Coding sequences:
- a CDS encoding 30S ribosomal protein S12 → MPTISQLVKKARQKAHAKTASPALQSNPQKRGVCTRVYTTTPKKPNSALRKVARVRLTNGYEVSTYIPGIGHNLQEHSVILIRGGRVKDLPGVRYHTIRGALDLAGAKGRMQGRSKYGAKKGAAAQAAAAGKKRK
- the rpsG gene encoding 30S ribosomal protein S7, whose product is MPRRNRPQRRQIAPDAVYADPQVAKFINRLMQRGKKSVAERIFYDALERLDGKANEAPLEIFRKALGKAKPLVRVKARRVGGSTYQVPMEVREEEGVAIGSRWLIEYAKKRNGKSMAERLSAELLETYLGSTSATMKKRDEVHRMAEANKAFAHYRF